One window of Gloeothece citriformis PCC 7424 genomic DNA carries:
- a CDS encoding diguanylate cyclase domain-containing protein — MKRYALVVGITQYDELNSLKKPAEDAEAVAKVLEEWGNVQDVKRLPEHWSGDRYEVGKNKLTGKVLIEALRKFLLEQAVNSEALIYFSGHGVAILESLSQQREGYLAASDCRIIRDSKTIIGQQNGISLRGLNNLILQSQVSSLVVILDCCHAGTFLDKDLVKQTLTAFQSSERDYYLMAACRSNEQAWEGENYSIFTEALLQGLSQNNARSDGVISCDRMADFIDKELKHSGQEPIRLGLGRSITLVKYQTNIKIPIVVSEDCPYQGLRYFTKDKANFFFGRDKVVYQLRQKLETSSFIPLIGVSGSGKSSVVRAGLIPLLEKEMLINGASRWNILESIKPGFSPLSSLAIVFQAFFPRTRQGNTNIKQLIYHDFNGLESLKNFCCEEEKYLLLIDQFEEIFTLCSDEEERQRFIDLITQVVEIPNCPLVIITTMRADFIEPCLSYPNLHQLIQTSAIYMPPLTGKDLRAVIIEPAKLQGHNLEDELILEIVQDLGREPGLLPLLEFALTKLWDERDIEKHSLTLEQYQKIKGVKGALNHHAEKVYCYKDFEKENPTQKRDNQQKNWIKRIFLRLIRTGTGNKDTRQRVLKAELLMLDGEDREKQEALRELLEDEGGLVCGRLIVSGQDRENSEPWIDLAHEALIEGWDTLVKWREESRDLRRLIDEVRDAHQKWISKGKNDKYLMMGGLLDEVKAIWEAHKLAKEFPFLQKFYEQSLEREEIEFEQLYFFFNFDSLTGLFNRRRYDEKLQKAWDKCKQEQKPLSLILADIDYFKIYNDTYGHLVGDECLKKIAQMLKKSINIFDDLPIVARYGGEEFSIILPEYGQEKSIQVAKKIMNELQLLKITYSSSPLSDYMTLSLGIACTIPNKNSSPDRLLSVADQALYRAKVEGRNRFIVEEF, encoded by the coding sequence ATGAAGCGTTATGCTTTAGTGGTAGGTATTACTCAATATGATGAATTGAACTCATTAAAAAAACCTGCTGAAGATGCAGAAGCGGTTGCCAAGGTTTTAGAAGAATGGGGAAATGTTCAGGACGTTAAGCGCTTACCCGAACATTGGAGCGGCGATCGCTACGAAGTTGGCAAAAACAAACTGACGGGAAAAGTATTAATTGAAGCTTTAAGAAAATTTCTTTTAGAGCAAGCAGTTAATAGTGAAGCTTTAATATATTTTAGTGGTCATGGTGTAGCAATTTTAGAGTCTCTCAGTCAACAACGAGAAGGATATTTAGCCGCCTCTGATTGTAGAATAATCCGCGATTCTAAAACAATCATCGGACAACAGAATGGCATTTCGTTGCGGGGACTAAACAATTTAATTTTGCAATCACAGGTTAGTAGTTTAGTTGTCATTCTTGATTGTTGTCATGCGGGGACTTTTTTAGATAAAGATTTAGTTAAACAGACTCTTACTGCTTTTCAGTCATCAGAAAGAGATTATTATTTAATGGCGGCTTGTCGTTCAAATGAGCAAGCATGGGAAGGAGAAAATTACAGTATTTTTACCGAAGCGTTATTACAAGGATTATCTCAAAACAATGCTAGAAGTGATGGGGTTATTAGTTGCGATAGAATGGCTGATTTTATTGATAAAGAACTGAAACACTCAGGACAAGAACCAATTCGACTAGGGTTAGGAAGATCTATTACTTTAGTTAAATATCAAACTAATATAAAAATTCCTATAGTTGTTTCTGAAGACTGTCCTTATCAAGGGTTGAGGTACTTTACCAAAGATAAAGCGAACTTCTTTTTTGGACGTGATAAAGTTGTTTATCAGTTAAGACAAAAATTAGAAACCTCTTCGTTTATTCCTCTCATTGGTGTGTCAGGAAGTGGCAAATCTTCTGTTGTTCGGGCGGGGTTAATTCCTCTGTTGGAAAAAGAGATGTTAATAAATGGCGCTTCTAGATGGAATATTTTAGAATCGATTAAACCGGGATTTTCTCCTTTAAGCTCATTAGCCATCGTTTTTCAAGCTTTTTTCCCTCGTACTAGACAGGGAAATACAAATATCAAACAACTGATTTATCACGACTTTAATGGGTTAGAGTCTCTTAAAAATTTTTGTTGTGAAGAAGAAAAATATTTATTATTAATTGATCAGTTTGAAGAAATTTTTACTCTTTGTAGTGATGAAGAAGAACGTCAGAGGTTTATTGATTTAATTACCCAAGTCGTTGAGATTCCTAATTGTCCCTTGGTTATTATTACTACTATGAGAGCGGATTTTATCGAACCTTGTCTCAGTTATCCTAACTTACATCAACTTATTCAAACTTCTGCTATTTATATGCCTCCGTTAACTGGAAAAGATTTAAGAGCAGTCATTATAGAACCGGCTAAACTACAAGGTCATAATCTTGAGGACGAGTTAATATTAGAAATTGTACAAGATCTAGGGAGAGAACCTGGATTATTACCTTTATTAGAATTTGCTTTAACAAAGTTATGGGATGAACGAGATATAGAAAAACATTCATTAACTTTAGAACAATACCAAAAAATAAAAGGAGTTAAAGGGGCATTAAATCATCACGCTGAAAAAGTTTATTGTTATAAAGATTTTGAGAAAGAAAATCCTACACAAAAACGAGATAACCAACAAAAAAACTGGATAAAACGCATTTTTTTGAGATTGATAAGAACGGGTACTGGAAATAAAGATACTCGTCAGCGAGTTTTGAAAGCAGAATTATTAATGCTTGATGGAGAAGATAGGGAGAAACAAGAAGCATTAAGAGAATTGTTAGAAGATGAAGGGGGTTTAGTATGCGGACGATTGATTGTATCTGGACAAGATCGAGAAAATTCAGAACCTTGGATAGATCTTGCTCATGAAGCATTAATTGAAGGGTGGGATACATTGGTTAAATGGCGTGAAGAAAGTAGAGACTTACGCCGGTTAATTGATGAGGTAAGAGATGCACATCAAAAGTGGATAAGCAAGGGGAAAAATGATAAATATTTAATGATGGGAGGATTATTGGATGAAGTTAAAGCAATTTGGGAGGCTCATAAGTTAGCAAAAGAGTTTCCATTTTTACAAAAATTTTATGAACAAAGTTTAGAACGTGAAGAAATAGAATTTGAACAATTATATTTTTTCTTTAATTTTGATTCTTTAACTGGTCTATTCAATCGTCGCAGGTATGATGAAAAATTACAAAAAGCATGGGACAAATGTAAGCAAGAACAAAAGCCCTTATCACTTATTCTTGCAGATATTGATTATTTCAAAATTTACAATGATACCTATGGACATCTTGTAGGAGATGAATGTTTAAAAAAAATAGCACAAATGCTGAAAAAATCAATTAATATTTTTGATGATTTGCCTATTGTCGCACGTTATGGAGGTGAAGAATTTTCAATCATTTTACCTGAATATGGACAAGAAAAATCTATACAAGTTGCTAAAAAAATAATGAATGAACTACAGTTATTAAAAATTACTTACTCTAGTTCTCCTCTTAGCGATTATATGACTTTATCTCTAGGAATTGCTTGTACTATTCCTAATAAAAACTCCTCTCCAGATCGACTACTTAGTGTTGCTGATCAAGCTTTGTATAGAGCAAAAGTCGAGGGACGTAATCGATTTATAGTTGAAGAATTCTAA
- a CDS encoding Uma2 family endonuclease: protein MNQALESVRWTVHDLEVLPQSEGVRYEIIDGELFVTRSPHRKHQQICVKIASLLNAWSEATGLGETIFAPGIIFSDADNVCPDVVWVSKERLALIEDEAGHLTGAPELVIEVLSPGKDNERRDKEAKLKLYSVTGVLEYWIVDRFKQQVEIYRRDRAILTLIFTLYHDDEITSTLLPDFRCSVARFFAV from the coding sequence ATGAATCAAGCTCTAGAAAGCGTCCGTTGGACAGTCCATGATTTAGAGGTTTTACCCCAAAGTGAGGGGGTTCGTTATGAGATTATTGATGGAGAGTTGTTTGTGACGAGATCCCCCCACCGTAAACACCAGCAAATTTGTGTTAAGATTGCTAGTCTACTTAATGCTTGGTCTGAAGCAACCGGACTCGGTGAGACAATTTTTGCGCCGGGTATTATTTTCTCCGATGCGGATAATGTCTGTCCTGATGTTGTATGGGTTAGCAAGGAAAGATTAGCGCTTATAGAAGATGAAGCGGGACATCTCACCGGCGCACCAGAGTTGGTGATAGAAGTCTTATCTCCCGGTAAAGACAATGAGCGTCGAGATAAAGAAGCTAAGTTAAAACTCTATTCCGTTACAGGAGTCCTTGAATATTGGATTGTCGATCGCTTTAAGCAACAGGTAGAGATTTACCGACGGGATAGGGCTATTTTAACTCTAATTTTCACATTATATCATGATGATGAGATAACTTCAACTTTATTACCTGACTTTCGCTGTTCGGTTGCTCGTTTTTTTGCTGTTTAA
- a CDS encoding AAA family ATPase: MNSVTLSQLIEHLKNPEFYPHAVETPIQVVQTHISVVFLTGEYAYKLKKPVNFGFLDFSTLDKRDYFLNQELTMNKPVASDIYLEVLPITRDGENLKLGGTGDPIEYVLKMRQFPQNCLFSSLFEEGKLTENLIKNLGKLVADFHSQTRTDEYIKQFGEVEKIKEAFDENYQQTEKYIEIAQTQKQFEETKTYTDKFFQDNQDLFKQRREQDKIRECHGDLHLKNICLWNDKIYLFDRIEFNEPFRFVDVMYDIGFAVMDLDAKGRKDLGNIFLNTYIEQTGDWEGLQVLPLYQSRQAYVRAKVTSFLLDDPSVDESTKQEAIKSASDYYRLAWGYTQHKSGKLILMCGLSGSGKTTVAQKLATEINAIHIRSDAVRKHLAGISLSQRGTEAIYTAEMSQKTYDRLLELGTMLVKIGYPVILDAKYDRREWRSAAIAFAESHQIPLEILHCSAPLEMLSDRLKARTTDISDATPNLLASQQANFEPFSETELPYVKTIDTTTV; the protein is encoded by the coding sequence ATGAACTCTGTAACTCTTTCTCAACTCATTGAACACCTGAAAAATCCTGAATTTTATCCCCATGCTGTTGAAACTCCTATCCAAGTGGTTCAAACCCATATTTCTGTAGTTTTCTTAACGGGAGAATATGCTTATAAACTGAAAAAACCAGTCAATTTTGGGTTTTTGGATTTTTCGACGTTAGACAAACGAGACTACTTTTTAAATCAAGAATTAACCATGAATAAACCCGTCGCTTCTGATATTTATTTAGAAGTATTACCCATTACGAGAGACGGAGAAAACTTAAAATTAGGAGGAACAGGCGACCCGATCGAATATGTTTTAAAAATGCGTCAATTTCCTCAAAATTGTTTGTTTAGTAGTTTGTTTGAAGAAGGTAAATTAACAGAAAATCTTATTAAAAACTTAGGGAAATTAGTCGCCGATTTTCATAGTCAAACTCGAACCGATGAGTATATTAAACAATTTGGAGAAGTCGAAAAAATCAAAGAAGCCTTTGATGAAAATTACCAACAAACAGAGAAATATATAGAAATTGCTCAAACTCAAAAACAATTTGAAGAAACTAAAACCTATACAGATAAATTCTTTCAAGACAATCAAGACTTATTTAAACAGCGTCGGGAGCAAGATAAAATCAGAGAATGTCATGGAGATTTACATCTAAAAAATATTTGTCTTTGGAATGATAAAATTTATTTATTTGATCGCATAGAATTTAATGAACCCTTTCGGTTTGTTGATGTCATGTATGATATCGGTTTTGCCGTCATGGATCTCGATGCAAAGGGACGAAAAGACTTAGGCAATATCTTTTTAAATACTTATATTGAACAAACCGGAGATTGGGAAGGATTACAAGTATTACCCTTATATCAAAGTCGTCAAGCATATGTAAGAGCTAAAGTAACCTCATTTCTCCTTGACGATCCCTCGGTCGACGAGTCAACCAAACAAGAAGCCATTAAAAGTGCTAGTGATTATTATCGCCTAGCCTGGGGATATACCCAACACAAAAGCGGAAAATTAATCCTAATGTGTGGGTTATCCGGTTCCGGTAAAACTACGGTAGCACAAAAATTAGCCACCGAAATTAACGCCATCCATATCCGTTCTGATGCAGTCCGTAAACATTTAGCCGGTATTTCCCTCTCTCAACGAGGAACAGAGGCAATTTATACCGCCGAAATGAGTCAAAAAACCTATGATCGATTATTAGAATTGGGGACAATGTTAGTCAAAATTGGCTACCCAGTTATCCTCGATGCAAAGTATGATCGAAGAGAGTGGCGATCGGCTGCCATAGCCTTTGCCGAATCTCATCAAATTCCCTTAGAAATTTTACACTGTAGCGCTCCCTTAGAAATGTTAAGCGATCGTCTAAAAGCTAGAACCACAGATATTTCTGATGCTACCCCCAATCTATTAGCTTCTCAACAAGCTAACTTTGAACCCTTTAGTGAAACCGAACTCCCCTATGTGAAAACCATTGACACAACAACGGTTTAA
- the ftsH3 gene encoding ATP-dependent zinc metalloprotease FtsH3 — protein sequence MKNNNNKKWRNAGLYALLAIVVIALATAFLDQQPQPRTTWKYSEFLDQVRQGKVERVQLSADRSEARVPTQDGQYVTVNLPNDPQLVNILADNGVDIVVRPQTNDGMWFRALSSLFFPILLLVGLFFLLRRAQSGPGSQAMNFGKSRARVQMEPQTQVTFGDVAGIEQAKLELAEVVDFLKNADRFTAIGAKIPKGVLLVGPPGTGKTLLARAVAGEAGVPFFSISGSEFVEMFVGVGASRVRDLFEQAKANAPCIVFIDEIDAVGRQRGAGLGGGNDEREQTLNQLLTEMDGFEGNTGIIIIAATNRPDVLDAALLRPGRFDRQVVVDRPDYAGRQEILKVHARGKTLAPDVDLDKIARRTPGFTGADLSNLLNEAAILAARRNLTEISMDEVNDAIDRVLAGPEKKSRVMSEKRKTLVAYHEAGHALVGALMPDYDPVQKISIIPRGRAGGLTWFTPSEDRMESGLFSRSYLQNQMAVALGGRLAEEIIFGEEEVTTGASNDLQQVARVARQMVTRFGMSDRLGPVALGRQNGNVFLGREIASDRDFSDETAAAIDEEVRNLVDQAYRRAKEVLMNNRPILDQLASMLIEKETVDAEELQDILANNDVKMAALT from the coding sequence GTGAAAAATAACAATAATAAAAAATGGCGCAATGCAGGGCTATATGCACTCTTAGCAATTGTTGTCATAGCTTTAGCAACAGCATTTTTAGACCAACAACCTCAACCGAGAACCACCTGGAAATATAGTGAATTTCTCGATCAAGTGAGACAAGGTAAGGTTGAAAGAGTACAACTGAGTGCCGATCGCAGCGAAGCGAGAGTTCCCACTCAAGACGGTCAATATGTTACCGTAAATCTCCCTAATGACCCTCAATTAGTGAATATTTTGGCCGACAACGGAGTCGATATAGTCGTTCGTCCTCAAACTAATGACGGAATGTGGTTTCGTGCCCTCAGTAGCCTATTCTTCCCAATTTTATTATTAGTCGGTTTATTTTTCCTTCTCAGACGGGCACAAAGCGGCCCCGGTTCTCAAGCGATGAACTTTGGGAAGTCTCGCGCCAGAGTCCAAATGGAACCCCAAACTCAAGTCACTTTTGGGGATGTGGCCGGCATTGAACAAGCTAAATTAGAACTCGCTGAAGTGGTAGACTTCCTCAAAAATGCCGATCGCTTTACCGCTATTGGGGCAAAAATTCCCAAAGGAGTTTTATTAGTCGGCCCTCCAGGAACGGGTAAAACCCTGTTAGCGAGAGCCGTTGCCGGAGAAGCCGGAGTTCCTTTCTTCTCCATCTCTGGTTCTGAATTCGTAGAAATGTTTGTCGGGGTCGGAGCTTCCAGAGTTAGAGACTTGTTTGAACAAGCGAAAGCTAATGCTCCCTGTATCGTATTTATTGATGAAATTGACGCAGTCGGTCGTCAACGGGGTGCCGGTTTAGGGGGTGGTAACGATGAACGGGAACAAACCTTAAACCAACTCCTCACCGAAATGGACGGGTTTGAAGGGAATACCGGTATTATTATTATCGCCGCCACTAACCGTCCTGATGTGTTAGATGCAGCCTTATTACGTCCCGGACGTTTTGATCGTCAAGTTGTTGTTGATCGTCCTGACTATGCCGGACGACAAGAAATTCTTAAAGTTCACGCTCGTGGGAAAACCTTAGCTCCGGATGTGGATCTCGATAAAATTGCCCGTCGGACTCCTGGGTTTACCGGTGCAGATCTGTCTAACCTATTGAATGAAGCCGCTATTTTAGCCGCTCGTCGTAACCTGACAGAAATTTCGATGGATGAAGTCAATGATGCTATTGACCGAGTTCTGGCCGGGCCTGAGAAGAAAAGCCGTGTCATGAGCGAAAAACGGAAAACCCTCGTCGCTTATCACGAAGCCGGTCACGCTTTAGTCGGCGCATTAATGCCAGACTATGATCCGGTACAAAAAATTAGTATTATTCCTCGGGGTCGTGCCGGTGGGTTAACTTGGTTTACCCCCAGTGAAGACCGGATGGAGTCGGGGTTATTTTCTCGCTCTTACCTGCAAAATCAAATGGCCGTTGCCTTAGGGGGTCGTTTAGCTGAAGAAATTATCTTCGGGGAAGAAGAAGTCACCACCGGCGCGTCTAATGACTTACAACAAGTCGCGCGAGTAGCTCGTCAAATGGTAACTCGGTTTGGGATGAGCGATCGCTTAGGCCCTGTGGCTTTAGGTCGTCAAAACGGGAATGTTTTCTTAGGACGGGAAATTGCTTCAGACCGAGATTTTTCTGATGAAACGGCAGCCGCGATCGATGAAGAGGTAAGAAACTTAGTCGATCAAGCCTATCGTCGAGCTAAAGAGGTTTTAATGAATAACCGTCCTATTCTCGATCAATTAGCCTCTATGCTCATTGAGAAAGAAACCGTAGACGCAGAAGAATTACAAGACATCTTGGCTAACAATGATGTGAAAATGGCCGCTTTAACTTAA